The Microbacter sp. GSS18 genome has a segment encoding these proteins:
- the kduI gene encoding 5-dehydro-4-deoxy-D-glucuronate isomerase: MPDVFVPGEVRLVYTHHDRIVLGGAVPAGTALPLTGYPEIRSDHFPEHRELGIVNVGDTGTVTADGEVYALVKGACLYLGRGIRDVVFADADGSDGAQFYVFSAPAHTSYPAALVSPGEGTVRELGDQVTSNRRTLDQYIRENGVKSCQIVMGVTAHTHDRRTECYLYFDIPEDARVMHFMGEREETRHLVVADRQAIISPSWSLHSGVGTAAYSFVWAMAGENQAFDDMDAAPVTDLK, encoded by the coding sequence ATCCCCGACGTCTTCGTCCCCGGCGAGGTGAGACTCGTCTACACGCACCACGACCGCATCGTGCTCGGCGGGGCGGTGCCGGCGGGCACCGCGCTGCCCCTCACCGGCTACCCCGAGATCCGCAGCGACCACTTCCCCGAGCACCGCGAGCTCGGCATCGTCAACGTCGGCGACACCGGCACGGTCACCGCAGACGGCGAGGTCTACGCGCTCGTCAAGGGCGCGTGCCTGTACCTCGGCCGCGGCATCCGCGATGTCGTGTTCGCCGACGCCGATGGAAGCGACGGCGCGCAGTTCTACGTGTTCTCGGCGCCCGCGCACACCTCGTACCCGGCCGCGCTCGTCTCTCCGGGCGAGGGCACGGTCCGCGAACTCGGAGACCAGGTCACGAGCAACCGCCGCACCCTCGACCAGTACATCCGCGAGAACGGCGTCAAGAGCTGCCAGATCGTGATGGGCGTGACGGCGCACACCCACGATCGCCGCACCGAGTGCTACCTGTACTTCGACATTCCCGAGGACGCCCGCGTCATGCACTTCATGGGCGAGCGTGAAGAGACCCGGCACCTCGTGGTGGCCGATCGTCAGGCGATCATCTCGCCCAGCTGGTCGCTCCACTCCGGAGTCGGCACTGCGGCATACTCGTTCGTGTGGGCGATGGCGGGCGAGAACCAGGCGTTCGACGACATGGATGCCGCCCCTGTCACCGACCTGAAGTGA
- a CDS encoding sugar kinase, with product MTGVLLTAGETMAMVAPATESPLESAESFRIDAGGAESNVAGHVAALGGRARWFSRLGADPLGRRIALRLARRGIDVSGVVFDGEHRTGLYVKNPGRGVHYYRDDSAASHLGGADADGLDLSDVELIHVSGITAALSGSAPAFLDRLIARAASAGIPVSFDVNHRAALWDAATAAPVLDTLVRRADVVFVGRDEAEALWRTPTAADVRARFPGVAELVVKDGEVGATAFTATGRVFVPSHRVHVVEPVGAGDAFAGGYLAALLRGDDPTARLTSGHERAALTLLTTADFPDESETS from the coding sequence GTGACCGGAGTCCTGCTCACGGCCGGCGAGACCATGGCGATGGTCGCGCCCGCCACCGAGTCGCCCCTCGAATCGGCGGAGTCGTTCCGCATCGACGCGGGCGGCGCCGAATCCAACGTGGCCGGCCACGTGGCGGCGCTCGGCGGCCGGGCGCGCTGGTTCAGCCGGCTCGGGGCCGATCCGCTCGGGCGTCGCATCGCCCTGCGCCTCGCGCGCCGTGGCATCGACGTGTCCGGCGTCGTCTTCGACGGAGAGCACCGCACCGGGCTCTACGTCAAGAACCCCGGCCGCGGCGTGCACTACTACCGCGACGATTCGGCGGCATCGCATCTCGGTGGCGCGGATGCCGATGGCCTGGACCTGTCGGACGTCGAGCTCATCCATGTGTCGGGCATCACCGCCGCCCTGTCCGGCAGCGCGCCCGCGTTCCTGGACCGCCTGATCGCGCGCGCGGCGTCGGCGGGCATCCCGGTCAGCTTCGACGTCAACCACCGTGCCGCGCTGTGGGATGCCGCGACCGCGGCACCCGTGCTCGATACGCTCGTGCGTCGCGCCGACGTCGTGTTCGTCGGCCGGGACGAGGCCGAAGCGCTGTGGCGGACGCCCACCGCCGCCGATGTCCGTGCTCGATTCCCGGGTGTGGCCGAGCTCGTCGTCAAGGACGGCGAGGTCGGCGCGACCGCCTTCACCGCCACCGGACGCGTGTTCGTCCCCTCGCACCGCGTGCACGTCGTCGAGCCCGTGGGTGCGGGCGACGCGTTCGCCGGCGGCTATCTGGCTGCGCTCCTGCGCGGCGACGATCCCACGGCGCGGCTCACCTCGGGCCACGAGCGGGCGGCGCTCACCCTCCTGACCACCGCAGACTTCCCCGACGAGAGCGAGACCTCATGA
- a CDS encoding bifunctional 4-hydroxy-2-oxoglutarate aldolase/2-dehydro-3-deoxy-phosphogluconate aldolase, with the protein MTDTAAFFDDVFAGAPLMAILRSMGVERSVRLATTAWDLGLDSVEVTIQSPQDVDALREIAKRGRERGVVVGAGTIVDPAQVPVAVEAGAGYLVSPGLDPAVVRAAADLGVAILPGVATPTEVQHALALGLTWLKAFPAQWLGADWFRHIRGPFPQARFIATGGMDASNAAEFLDAGVRVVAVGSALEDDAQLTNLAALLAARED; encoded by the coding sequence ATGACCGACACCGCGGCCTTCTTCGACGATGTGTTCGCCGGGGCACCCCTCATGGCGATCCTGCGGAGCATGGGCGTCGAGCGATCGGTCCGCCTCGCCACGACCGCGTGGGACCTGGGGCTGGACTCGGTCGAGGTGACGATCCAGTCCCCGCAGGACGTCGACGCGCTGCGCGAGATCGCGAAGCGGGGCCGTGAACGCGGCGTCGTCGTCGGTGCCGGCACGATCGTCGACCCCGCCCAGGTGCCGGTCGCCGTCGAGGCGGGTGCCGGCTATCTCGTCTCCCCGGGGCTCGATCCCGCCGTCGTGCGTGCCGCGGCCGACCTCGGCGTCGCGATCCTGCCCGGGGTCGCGACGCCGACCGAGGTGCAGCACGCCCTCGCCCTGGGGCTCACGTGGCTCAAGGCGTTCCCCGCGCAGTGGCTGGGAGCGGACTGGTTCCGCCACATCCGCGGCCCGTTCCCGCAGGCGCGGTTCATCGCGACCGGGGGCATGGACGCATCCAACGCAGCGGAGTTCCTCGACGCGGGCGTTCGCGTGGTGGCGGTCGGATCCGCCCTCGAGGATGACGCGCAGCTGACGAACCTGGCGGCGCTGCTGGCCGCCCGAGAGGACTGA
- a CDS encoding beta-galactosidase yields MSRFEIGATDFLLDGRPHRILSGALHYFRVHPDEWADRIRKARLLGLNAVETYVAWNAHEPRRGEWDVTGANDLGRFLDLVAAEGMHAIVRPGPYICAEWHNGGLPVWLTAMPGIGLRRSEPQYMAEVEVFLRRVYDIVAPRQLDAGGSVILVQIENEYGAYGSDKDYLAELVRITKDAGITVPLTTVDQPQPDMLRDGSLPGVHLTGSFGSRASERLATLREHQPTGPLMCSEFWDGWFDWWGSVHHTTSPAESAAELETMLAAGASVNLYMFHGGTNFGLTTGANHKGRYLPIATSYDYDAPLDEAGHPTEKYWAFREVIARHAPVPDDVPDAATPAPAFEVALEPVGDWARAADGPTTVAAQPPVFEDVDPTVAIVRYETALPPGDGLRSLVFGEVRDRAWVEVDGVPVGALSRTRGERSLAVPPGGRLTVVVEEEGRVNYGVRIGEPKGIVGPVTLDGEVLSDWTATPIDVAAVDAWVRDADAVNGPAAGRVALRGSFTLDAAADLILDTGAWGSGVAIVNGFVLGRYASAGPQRTLRVPGPVVRAGANAVVVVELADAAERVARFVAEPALGPTED; encoded by the coding sequence ATGTCGAGATTCGAGATCGGCGCGACCGACTTCCTGCTGGACGGCCGCCCCCACCGCATCCTGTCCGGAGCCCTGCACTACTTCCGCGTCCACCCGGACGAGTGGGCCGACCGCATCCGCAAGGCGCGACTGCTGGGGCTGAACGCGGTCGAGACGTACGTGGCGTGGAACGCGCACGAGCCGCGCCGCGGCGAATGGGACGTGACAGGGGCCAACGACCTCGGCCGGTTCCTCGACCTCGTCGCGGCCGAGGGCATGCACGCGATCGTGCGCCCGGGCCCGTACATCTGCGCCGAGTGGCACAACGGCGGTCTGCCGGTCTGGCTCACCGCGATGCCCGGGATCGGCCTGCGCCGCAGCGAACCGCAGTACATGGCCGAGGTCGAGGTCTTCCTGCGTCGGGTCTACGACATCGTCGCACCGCGCCAGCTCGATGCGGGAGGGTCGGTCATCCTGGTGCAGATCGAGAACGAGTACGGCGCCTACGGGTCGGACAAGGACTATCTCGCCGAGCTCGTGCGCATCACGAAGGACGCGGGCATCACCGTGCCGCTCACGACCGTCGACCAGCCGCAGCCCGACATGCTGCGGGACGGCAGCCTGCCCGGCGTGCATCTGACGGGCTCTTTCGGGTCGCGTGCGAGCGAACGCCTCGCGACCCTTCGCGAGCACCAGCCCACCGGTCCGCTCATGTGCTCGGAGTTCTGGGACGGATGGTTCGACTGGTGGGGGAGCGTCCACCACACCACGAGTCCGGCGGAGTCGGCCGCCGAACTCGAGACGATGCTCGCAGCGGGCGCCTCGGTGAACCTGTACATGTTCCACGGCGGCACCAACTTCGGGCTCACCACCGGAGCGAACCACAAGGGCCGCTACCTTCCCATCGCGACGTCGTACGACTATGACGCGCCGCTCGACGAGGCGGGACACCCGACCGAGAAGTACTGGGCGTTCCGCGAGGTCATCGCGCGGCATGCCCCGGTGCCCGACGACGTCCCCGACGCCGCGACGCCCGCACCCGCGTTCGAGGTCGCTCTGGAGCCCGTCGGCGACTGGGCTCGAGCGGCGGACGGGCCCACGACGGTGGCAGCGCAGCCGCCGGTGTTCGAGGATGTCGACCCGACGGTCGCGATCGTGCGGTACGAGACCGCCCTGCCACCCGGCGACGGGTTGCGCAGTCTCGTCTTCGGTGAGGTTCGCGACCGCGCCTGGGTCGAGGTGGACGGCGTGCCGGTCGGCGCGCTCAGTCGCACGCGGGGCGAGCGGTCGCTGGCGGTGCCTCCGGGCGGGCGGCTGACGGTCGTCGTCGAAGAGGAGGGTCGTGTCAACTACGGCGTGCGGATCGGCGAGCCCAAGGGCATCGTCGGGCCCGTGACGCTCGATGGCGAGGTCCTCTCGGACTGGACGGCCACGCCGATCGATGTCGCGGCCGTGGACGCCTGGGTGCGCGACGCCGACGCCGTCAACGGGCCGGCGGCCGGCCGCGTGGCCCTGCGCGGGTCCTTCACACTCGATGCGGCAGCCGATCTGATCCTCGATACGGGTGCGTGGGGCAGCGGCGTCGCGATCGTCAACGGATTCGTGCTCGGTCGCTATGCGAGCGCCGGGCCGCAGCGGACGCTGCGTGTGCCTGGGCCGGTCGTGCGGGCGGGGGCGAACGCCGTCGTGGTCGTCGAGCTGGCGGATGCCGCCGAGCGCGTCGCCCGCTTCGTCGCCGAGCCCGCGCTCGGCCCCACCGAGGACTGA
- a CDS encoding peptidoglycan DD-metalloendopeptidase family protein — translation MSDEPDLDACNCAPATSSRVTTRPRISRRSAIGLGVLGVAATAAIASPLVPAAFADDYPTWDDVERARANQAAKAGEVTRIQGLIESLKADVAAKQAAAEKASDEFYEAQQAYFDAASRAEQLQAQADEQATLAVDAANKAGRVAAQLYRNGGDDTSLELFFAGSAASADDLLARLGTMDRLLERNQDIYAEAITARDSAQSLSDQASVARDERDRLQRIAEEKMQAAQRAADEAQAALDAQNANLATLEAQLAALQDTTARTIADYEEGVRVREEAARRAREEAARRAREEAERLAREAAAAAAAGGSSGGSGGGSSGGGGSTVSSGWARPSWGRHTSGYGPRSVQCGSSYCASGYHYGVDLAAGCGSGIYAAHAGTVVYAGGNGGYGNYIKIDHGNGVATGYAHIQWGGIYVRYGQRVSAGQLIAAEGRTGNSFGCHLHYEVYVNGYPVNPSTFMAQRGVSV, via the coding sequence GTGAGTGACGAACCCGACCTCGACGCGTGCAATTGCGCTCCGGCGACGAGCAGCCGCGTGACGACGCGCCCGCGCATCTCGCGCCGCTCGGCCATCGGTCTCGGCGTGCTCGGCGTCGCCGCCACCGCGGCCATCGCGAGCCCGCTCGTCCCCGCGGCCTTTGCCGACGACTACCCCACATGGGACGACGTCGAGCGGGCCAGGGCGAATCAGGCGGCCAAGGCCGGCGAGGTCACCAGGATCCAGGGGCTCATCGAGTCGCTCAAGGCCGACGTGGCCGCCAAGCAGGCCGCGGCCGAGAAGGCGTCCGACGAGTTCTACGAGGCTCAGCAGGCGTACTTCGACGCGGCGTCCCGCGCCGAGCAGCTGCAGGCGCAGGCCGATGAACAGGCCACCCTCGCGGTGGATGCCGCCAACAAGGCCGGCCGGGTGGCAGCCCAGCTCTACCGCAACGGCGGGGACGACACGTCGCTCGAGCTCTTCTTCGCAGGCAGCGCCGCGTCGGCCGACGACCTGCTGGCACGCCTGGGAACGATGGACCGCCTCCTCGAGCGGAACCAGGACATCTACGCCGAGGCCATCACGGCCCGCGACTCCGCGCAGAGCCTCAGCGACCAGGCATCCGTCGCCCGTGACGAGCGCGACCGCCTGCAGCGGATCGCCGAGGAGAAGATGCAGGCGGCGCAGCGCGCAGCTGACGAGGCCCAGGCCGCGCTCGACGCGCAGAACGCCAACCTCGCCACCCTCGAGGCCCAGCTCGCCGCGCTGCAGGACACCACCGCCCGCACCATCGCCGACTACGAAGAGGGCGTGCGTGTGCGCGAGGAGGCGGCCCGCCGAGCGCGCGAGGAAGCCGCGCGCCGAGCACGCGAGGAGGCCGAGCGGCTCGCGCGGGAGGCTGCGGCGGCCGCGGCAGCCGGCGGTTCGAGCGGAGGCTCCGGCGGAGGTTCGAGCGGTGGCGGGGGGAGCACGGTCTCGTCGGGCTGGGCTCGGCCCTCGTGGGGCCGGCACACGTCGGGCTACGGCCCCCGCAGTGTCCAGTGCGGCTCGAGCTACTGTGCGAGCGGATACCACTACGGCGTCGACCTCGCCGCCGGCTGCGGATCGGGCATCTACGCCGCGCACGCCGGGACCGTCGTGTACGCCGGGGGGAACGGCGGGTACGGCAACTACATCAAGATCGACCACGGCAACGGCGTCGCCACCGGGTACGCCCACATCCAGTGGGGCGGCATCTACGTCCGGTACGGGCAGCGTGTGAGCGCCGGTCAGCTGATCGCGGCAGAGGGGCGCACCGGCAACTCGTTCGGGTGCCACCTGCACTACGAGGTCTACGTCAATGGCTACCCGGTGAACCCGTCGACCTTCATGGCCCAGCGAGGCGTCTCGGTCTGA
- a CDS encoding DUF2254 domain-containing protein — protein sequence MTRPGSAVRRRLASISEAIASRLWPLPLVAVVAGVILGVALPVIDRAVDASLPSWVETFVFSGGVDAARAVLSAIAGSLITAASLTFSLTVVALQLASSQASPRLLRMFASDRMVHATLAMFLGTFAYALTVLRTVEDATPDADAFVPRIALTTASVLTLSSVVVLTFFLAHLARQLRVETMMRDVHREASETIARMADDSPGDPAPAPPRPEYARVIASPASGFITGVDRTRLVEIAADADVVVRELRTVGETVIEGTPLVEWWPADPMVRPTAASAEHLAERITSCFSAAYERTPPQDVGFGLRQLADVAAKALSPGVNDPTTAVHALGHIAAVLADLAERDEQPAAWADADGAARLLPAGDGFADFAEVGLEQIRRYGAGDPDVAARLFGVLDDVAWRTRRPAQRDVLRSQLERLEASVAREDYDEVERARFTELGTRVRATLVRP from the coding sequence ATGACCCGGCCCGGCAGCGCCGTCAGGCGGCGGCTCGCCTCGATCAGCGAGGCGATCGCGTCGCGCCTGTGGCCGCTGCCGCTGGTGGCCGTCGTCGCCGGCGTGATCCTCGGGGTCGCGCTGCCGGTGATCGACCGGGCCGTCGACGCGTCCCTGCCCTCGTGGGTGGAGACGTTCGTCTTCTCCGGCGGGGTCGACGCCGCCCGCGCCGTGCTGTCGGCGATCGCGGGATCGCTCATCACCGCGGCGTCGCTGACGTTCTCGCTGACGGTCGTCGCGCTTCAGCTCGCTTCGAGCCAGGCCTCGCCACGGCTGCTGCGCATGTTCGCGTCGGACCGCATGGTCCATGCGACGCTGGCGATGTTCCTCGGCACCTTCGCCTACGCGCTGACGGTGCTGCGCACCGTCGAGGACGCGACCCCGGATGCGGATGCGTTCGTCCCGCGGATCGCGCTGACGACGGCATCCGTCCTGACGCTTTCGAGCGTCGTCGTGCTGACCTTCTTCCTCGCCCATCTGGCGCGGCAGCTGCGGGTCGAGACGATGATGCGCGACGTCCACCGCGAAGCGTCCGAGACGATCGCCCGCATGGCCGACGACTCTCCCGGGGATCCCGCGCCCGCGCCCCCGCGACCCGAGTACGCCCGTGTCATCGCGTCACCGGCATCGGGGTTCATCACGGGCGTCGATCGCACGCGGCTGGTCGAGATCGCCGCGGACGCCGACGTCGTCGTGCGAGAGCTGCGCACGGTCGGAGAGACCGTCATCGAGGGGACCCCGCTGGTGGAGTGGTGGCCGGCGGACCCGATGGTGCGGCCCACGGCCGCGAGCGCCGAGCACCTCGCCGAGCGGATCACTTCGTGCTTCTCGGCGGCGTACGAGCGCACGCCGCCGCAGGACGTCGGGTTCGGCCTCCGGCAGCTCGCCGACGTGGCGGCGAAGGCCCTGTCACCCGGCGTGAACGACCCGACCACCGCGGTCCATGCACTCGGGCACATCGCCGCGGTGCTGGCCGACCTCGCAGAACGCGACGAGCAGCCCGCGGCATGGGCGGATGCCGACGGCGCCGCGCGCCTGCTCCCCGCAGGCGACGGCTTCGCGGACTTCGCCGAGGTCGGGCTGGAGCAGATCCGGCGCTACGGCGCCGGCGACCCCGATGTCGCGGCGCGCCTGTTCGGCGTCCTCGACGATGTGGCGTGGCGGACGCGACGACCCGCGCAGCGGGACGTGCTGCGATCGCAACTGGAGCGACTCGAGGCGTCGGTGGCGCGCGAGGACTACGACGAGGTCGAGCGTGCGCGGTTCACCGAGCTCGGCACGCGCGTGCGCGCCACGCTGGTCCGACCCTGA
- the tilS gene encoding tRNA lysidine(34) synthetase TilS, which translates to MNAHRPGLNPSVAEVRRAVRAVLGGVEAGEAVVVGLSGGADSLALAAACAFEGPKAGVRATAVVVDHGLQPGSDRVAAAAAEAARRLGMDATVVPVEVGGAGGPEAAAREARYAALRDAAARAGAGAVLLAHTLDDQAETVLLGLARGSGAASLQGMADRADLDGVALLRPLLSVRRATTRAACVAEGLRPWNDPHNTDPAYARVRVRERVLPVLESELGPGIAEALARTAAQLREDAEAFDDMIEETIEDIVEHAEAGISVSAAALSANPAALRNRIIRHVVAAEFGQSLTRVQTLEVARLATDWTGQGPIDLPGCRAGRIGGRIEFTARG; encoded by the coding sequence GTGAACGCGCACAGACCGGGGCTGAACCCCTCCGTCGCCGAGGTGCGGCGCGCCGTGCGCGCTGTGCTGGGCGGCGTCGAGGCGGGGGAAGCGGTCGTCGTGGGTCTCTCGGGCGGCGCGGATTCGCTCGCGCTCGCCGCCGCGTGCGCCTTCGAGGGGCCGAAGGCCGGTGTGAGGGCGACGGCGGTCGTCGTCGACCACGGGCTGCAGCCCGGCTCCGACCGTGTCGCGGCCGCAGCGGCCGAGGCCGCGCGCCGCCTCGGGATGGATGCGACGGTCGTGCCGGTCGAGGTCGGGGGCGCCGGCGGTCCCGAGGCCGCCGCGCGCGAAGCCCGGTATGCGGCGCTCCGGGACGCCGCCGCGCGGGCGGGCGCCGGCGCGGTGCTCCTCGCGCACACTCTCGACGATCAGGCCGAGACCGTGCTGCTCGGTCTCGCTCGCGGCTCGGGCGCCGCGAGCCTGCAGGGGATGGCGGACCGCGCCGACCTCGACGGCGTCGCGCTGCTGCGCCCGCTGCTGTCGGTGCGTCGCGCCACGACCCGCGCGGCGTGCGTCGCCGAGGGGCTACGGCCCTGGAACGATCCGCACAACACCGATCCCGCCTACGCGCGCGTGCGGGTGCGCGAACGGGTGCTGCCGGTTCTCGAGAGCGAACTGGGGCCGGGCATCGCCGAGGCGCTCGCGCGCACCGCCGCGCAGCTGCGCGAGGACGCCGAGGCGTTCGACGACATGATCGAGGAGACGATCGAGGACATCGTGGAGCACGCCGAGGCGGGGATCTCGGTGTCGGCGGCGGCCCTGTCGGCGAATCCGGCGGCGCTGCGCAACCGCATCATCCGGCACGTCGTGGCGGCCGAGTTCGGCCAGAGCCTCACGCGCGTTCAGACGCTCGAAGTGGCGCGCCTGGCCACCGACTGGACCGGTCAGGGCCCGATCGACCTTCCCGGATGCCGGGCGGGTCGCATCGGCGGGCGCATCGAGTTCACGGCGCGCGGCTGA
- the hpt gene encoding hypoxanthine phosphoribosyltransferase codes for MRATDIEGDITEVLVTEEQIRDKLDEIAALVEADYAGKDLLLVGVLKGAIMVMADFSRALKDLVPMDWMAVSSYGAGTRSSGVVQIRKDLDTDLTGKHVLIVEDIIDSGLTLSWLLENFASRGAESVEVFALLRKPEAAKVVVPCRYVGFDIPTDFVVGYGLDYAEKYRNLRDVAVLAPHVYS; via the coding sequence ATGCGCGCGACCGACATCGAAGGCGACATCACCGAGGTCCTCGTCACCGAGGAGCAGATCCGCGACAAGCTCGACGAGATCGCCGCGCTGGTCGAAGCCGACTACGCCGGCAAGGACCTGCTGCTGGTCGGCGTCCTCAAGGGCGCGATCATGGTCATGGCCGACTTCTCGCGCGCGCTGAAGGACCTCGTCCCGATGGACTGGATGGCGGTGTCGTCGTACGGCGCCGGGACCCGGTCGAGCGGTGTGGTGCAGATCCGCAAGGACCTCGACACCGACCTCACCGGCAAGCACGTGCTCATCGTCGAGGACATCATCGACTCGGGGCTGACCCTCAGCTGGCTGCTGGAGAACTTCGCCTCCCGCGGTGCCGAATCCGTCGAGGTCTTCGCGCTGCTGCGCAAGCCCGAGGCTGCGAAGGTCGTCGTGCCGTGCAGGTACGTGGGCTTCGACATCCCCACCGACTTCGTCGTCGGCTACGGCCTGGACTACGCCGAGAAGTACCGGAACCTGCGCGACGTCGCCGTGCTCGCGCCGCACGTCTACTCCTGA
- the ftsH gene encoding ATP-dependent zinc metalloprotease FtsH encodes MDVKKITRNPLLYVLLIAVFLIVGFMLISSLNGARQISTQEGLELLKGGTVTEVLNTDGDQRVDMTLSEPYDGATEVQFYYVDARASEVVDAVTAAAPADGFDDAVPRATWFDGFLSLMLPILLLGLLFWFLLSNVQGGGSKVMQFGKSRAKLVTKEMPQVTFQDVAGSDEAIEELEEIKDFLKDPAKFQAVGARIPKGVLLYGPPGTGKTLLARAVAGEAGTPFYSISGSDFVEMFVGVGASRVRDLFNQAKESAPAIIFIDEIDAVGRHRGAGLGGGHDEREQTLNQMLVEMDGFDPKANVIVIAATNRPDILDPALLRPGRFDRQIGVDAPDLKGRQKILEVHGRGKPLADSVDLEVVARKTPGFTGADLANVLNEAALLTARSNAQLIDNRALDEAIDRVIAGPQRRTRVMKDKEKLITAYHEGGHALAAAAMNHTDPVTKVTILPRGKALGYTMVLPLDDKYSITRNELQDQLTYAMGGRVAEEIVFHDPTTGASNDIEKATSIARKMVTEYGMTTDVGPVKLGQSSGEVFMGRDMGHGRDFSERVAERVDTQMRTLIEQAHDEAYQVISDNRDILDKLALALLEKETLDHNELAEIFSDVKKLPPRPQWLSSEHRPVSTLPPIDVPRPADQPAGIAASVEAEQAAAEKAPHRRPTGQARPATA; translated from the coding sequence ATGGACGTCAAGAAGATCACCCGCAATCCGCTGCTCTACGTGCTGCTGATCGCGGTCTTCCTCATCGTGGGATTCATGCTCATCTCGAGCCTGAACGGCGCCAGGCAGATCTCCACGCAGGAGGGACTCGAGCTGCTCAAGGGCGGCACCGTGACCGAGGTGCTCAACACCGACGGCGACCAGCGCGTCGACATGACGCTGTCCGAGCCCTACGACGGTGCGACCGAGGTGCAGTTCTACTACGTCGATGCGCGGGCCTCCGAAGTGGTCGACGCCGTGACGGCCGCCGCGCCCGCGGACGGCTTCGACGACGCCGTGCCGCGCGCGACGTGGTTCGACGGCTTCCTGTCGCTCATGCTGCCGATCCTGCTGCTGGGTCTGCTGTTCTGGTTCCTGCTGTCGAACGTGCAGGGCGGCGGAAGCAAGGTCATGCAGTTCGGCAAGTCCCGCGCCAAGCTCGTGACCAAGGAGATGCCGCAGGTCACGTTCCAGGACGTCGCCGGCTCCGACGAGGCGATCGAAGAGCTCGAGGAGATCAAGGACTTCCTCAAGGACCCGGCCAAGTTCCAGGCCGTCGGCGCCCGCATCCCCAAGGGCGTGCTGCTGTACGGCCCTCCCGGCACCGGAAAGACCCTGCTGGCCCGCGCCGTCGCGGGTGAGGCGGGGACGCCCTTCTACTCGATCTCCGGTTCGGACTTCGTCGAGATGTTCGTCGGCGTCGGCGCGAGCCGCGTGCGCGACCTGTTCAATCAGGCCAAGGAGTCCGCTCCCGCCATCATCTTCATCGACGAGATCGACGCCGTCGGCCGCCACCGCGGCGCCGGCCTCGGCGGCGGCCACGACGAGCGCGAGCAGACCCTCAACCAGATGCTCGTCGAGATGGACGGCTTCGACCCCAAGGCGAACGTCATCGTGATCGCGGCGACCAACCGCCCAGACATCCTCGACCCGGCTCTGCTGCGCCCGGGCCGGTTCGACCGCCAGATCGGCGTCGACGCGCCCGACCTCAAGGGCCGCCAGAAGATCCTCGAGGTGCACGGCCGCGGCAAGCCGCTCGCGGACAGCGTCGACCTCGAGGTCGTCGCGCGCAAGACCCCGGGCTTCACCGGTGCGGATCTGGCGAACGTGCTCAACGAGGCGGCCCTTCTGACGGCGCGTTCGAACGCCCAGCTGATCGACAACCGCGCCCTCGACGAGGCCATCGACCGCGTCATCGCCGGGCCCCAGCGTCGCACGCGCGTCATGAAGGACAAGGAGAAGCTCATCACCGCCTACCACGAGGGCGGACACGCTCTCGCGGCGGCGGCGATGAACCACACCGACCCGGTCACCAAGGTGACGATCCTGCCGCGCGGCAAGGCGCTCGGCTACACGATGGTCCTGCCGCTGGACGACAAGTACTCGATCACCCGCAATGAGCTGCAGGACCAGCTCACGTACGCCATGGGCGGCCGAGTGGCCGAGGAGATCGTCTTCCACGATCCCACGACCGGCGCGTCCAACGACATCGAGAAGGCGACGAGCATCGCCCGCAAGATGGTCACCGAGTACGGCATGACCACCGACGTCGGCCCGGTGAAGCTCGGGCAGTCCTCGGGCGAGGTCTTCATGGGCCGCGACATGGGCCACGGCCGCGACTTCTCGGAGCGCGTCGCCGAGCGCGTCGACACTCAGATGCGCACGCTCATCGAGCAGGCGCACGACGAGGCCTATCAGGTGATCAGCGACAACCGCGACATCCTCGACAAGCTGGCGCTCGCGCTGCTCGAGAAGGAGACGCTGGATCACAACGAGCTCGCCGAGATCTTCAGCGACGTCAAGAAGCTGCCGCCGCGCCCGCAGTGGCTCTCGAGCGAGCATCGCCCGGTCTCGACGCTGCCCCCCATCGACGTGCCGCGCCCGGCCGACCAGCCCGCCGGCATCGCCGCGTCGGTCGAGGCCGAGCAGGCGGCGGCCGAGAAGGCGCCGCACCGGCGTCCCACAGGGCAGGCGCGTCCCGCGACCGCGTAG